The genomic interval TCGCGCGCCACCGCCTCGGGGCTCATGCCGGCGGTCATGTCGGTCTCGACCGGGCCGGGGGCGATCGCGTTGACGAGGATTTCGGGGCCGAGTTCGCGCGCAAGGCTGCGGGTCATGGCGATGATCCCGCCCTTCGAGGCGGCATAGGCGACGGTCTGCGCCGCGCCGAGAAAGCCGAGGTCCGAGGCGGTGAACACGATCCGCCCCCGGACCATCTGCCGCGCCGCCTCGCGCGCGGTGAGGAAGGCGCCGCGCAGGTTCACCGCCAGCACCCGGTCGAAGCTCTCGGCGGAGGTCTCGCGCAGCGGCGCCTCGTCGAGGATCCCGGCATTGGCGAAGACGAGGCTGGCCGGCCCGAGCCGGACCTTCAGGGTGGCGAAGAGCGCGACCACCTCGGCCTCGGAGGTGACATCCGCGGCGATCTGCAGGATGTCGGCGGGCAGGTCCGCGGCGGCGGGATCGTCGGGATGGGCCACGGCGACCCGCGCCCCCTCGGCGCGCAGGGCGAGCGCCATGGCGCGGCCGATGCCGCGGCTGCCGCCGGTGACGAGGGCGATCTCTCCGCTCAGGGCGCCGGTCATGCCAGGGTTTCTCCACGGTCGATGCAGATCGCCTGCCCGCTGATGCAGGCGGCGGCGTCGCTGGCGAGGAAGAGGTAGAGCCCGGCGATGTCCCCAGGCAGCATCAGCCCGGGGATCGCCTGCGCCGCCATCAGCCCGGCCATGACCTCCTCTTCGGGACGGTCCTCGACCCGGGCGATCTCGGCCAGCGAGGCCAGCGCCGCCTCGGTGCCGATCCAGCCGGGGCAGACCGCGTTGACGGTGATGCCGCGCGGGCCAAGCTCCCGCGCCCAGCTGCGCATCAGCCCGATCATCGCGTGTTTCGAGGCGGCATAGGCGGAAAAGCCCGGGACCGCCGTCTTGCCCCAGATCGACGAGGTGAGCAGGATCCGCCCGCCCTCCGGCATCTTCGGAAGCGCCGCGCGGGTGACGTGCTCGGTGCCCATGACGTTGGTCTCGAGGATGCGCGCCGCCACCGTCGCGGCACCGGGATCGCCAAGCCAGGTCGGCCGCTCGATCCCGGCATTGTTGACCAGCACGTCGATACGCCCGAGCGGCGCGAGCGCGGCGGACACCGCCTCGGGATCGCGGATGTCGCAGCGCAGGGCCCCAGCGCCGAGCGCCTTGGCCGCGGCCTCGATCCCGGCGTCCTCGGCCAGCATCCAGAGCCGCGCCCCGGCGCGGGCGAAG from Salipiger sp. H15 carries:
- a CDS encoding SDR family oxidoreductase — its product is MTGALSGEIALVTGGSRGIGRAMALALRAEGARVAVAHPDDPAAADLPADILQIAADVTSEAEVVALFATLKVRLGPASLVFANAGILDEAPLRETSAESFDRVLAVNLRGAFLTAREAARQMVRGRIVFTASDLGFLGAAQTVAYAASKGGIIAMTRSLARELGPEILVNAIAPGPVETDMTAGMSPEAVARDLATPLGRFGRPEEIAAMAVFLAGPGAGFITGQVFGVNGGSAMY
- a CDS encoding SDR family oxidoreductase, producing MSVPPAGTAGFDFTGRAVLVTGASRGIGQGIAVAFARAGARLWMLAEDAGIEAAAKALGAGALRCDIRDPEAVSAALAPLGRIDVLVNNAGIERPTWLGDPGAATVAARILETNVMGTEHVTRAALPKMPEGGRILLTSSIWGKTAVPGFSAYAASKHAMIGLMRSWARELGPRGITVNAVCPGWIGTEAALASLAEIARVEDRPEEEVMAGLMAAQAIPGLMLPGDIAGLYLFLASDAAACISGQAICIDRGETLA